The following coding sequences lie in one Gouania willdenowi chromosome 5, fGouWil2.1, whole genome shotgun sequence genomic window:
- the tfeb gene encoding transcription factor EB isoform X2, with translation MASRIGLRMQLMRDQLQQEEQRERQQQQQNAAMHYMQHRMSGPPAPTLAISAPQQYQSMQVPVEVLKVQTHLENPTDYHIRQSRKQQVKEYLSTTYASKQTVHAVAGVMPPSPPANMGHNGLPASAPPPLHSQHMRTEQLLSSNSAPNSPMAMLNISTSHENEMDEVIDNIISMQSSYDDIQAYIDPDQMPNTLPLSSSHLDVYTGPGMKGPAIAMTSNSCPANLTIKREISEARAFAKERQKKDNHNLIERRRRFNINDRIKELGTMIPKTNDLDVRWNKGTILRASVEYIKRMQKDMQRTREVETNFKRMEMANKQLLFRIQELEMQARLHGLPSTSPSSLNPNDIMGSYIKQETSPEDNLSPSQVQAHHHQAQHLPHTQAQPQAQQHHYLPQNHLHPQGQMQLPPRQLLPQHMQPQQPIQYPAVGSSQPFDFSQSLDLCDGLSGFSDGMSGLGDLSGLDVQGRRGDLGFLMMDEPLSPMGGDPLLSTMSPEASVDSSRRSSFSIEDGDIL, from the exons ATGGCCTCACGCATTGGGCTGCGGATGCAG CTGATGCGAGACCAGCTGCAGCAGGAGGAGCAGCGcgagcggcagcagcagcagcagaatgcAGCAATGCATTACATGCAGCATCGAATGTCTGGGCCACCTGCACCCACTCTAGCAATCAGTGCCCCTCAGCAATACCAAAGCATGCAGGTCCCTGTTGAGGTCCTTAAG GTGCAGACCCACCTCGAAAATCCTACGGACTACCACATCCGTCAGTCTAGGAAGCAACAAGTAAAGGAGTATCTATCCACCACCTATGCCAGCAAACAG ACAGTCCATGCTGTTGCGGGGGTAATGCCACCCTCTCCACCTGCAAATATGGGACATAATGGACTTCCAGCATCAGCACCCCCACCTCTCCACTCTCAACACATGCGCACCGAGCAGCTCCTGTCTAGCAACAGTGCTCCCAACAGCCCCATGGCCATGCTTAACATCAGCACTAGCCATGAGAACGAG ATGGATGAAGTCATTGATAACATCATTAGCATGCAGTCTAGTTATGATGATATTCAAGCCTACATTGACCCTGACCAGATGCCAAACACA CTCCCCCTGTCCAGTAGTCATCTGGATGTGTATACAGGTCCTGGGATGAAGGGACCAGCCATTGCCATGACCAGCAACTCATGTCCTGCAAACCTGACGATCAAGCGAGAAATTTCAG AAGCCCGAGCCTTTGCCAAGGAGAGACAAAAGAAAGATAACCACAATCTGA ttgagaggaggaggagattcAACATCAATGATCGTATCAAAGAGCTGGGCACCATGATCCCAAAAACCAACGACCT TGATGTGCGCTGGAACAAGGGTACTATATTGCGGGCATCTGTAGAGTACATTAAACGCATGCAGAAGGACATGCAGAGGACCAGAGAGGTGGAAACCAACTTCAAAAGGATGGAGATGGCCAACAAGCAGCTATTATTCCGCATACAG GAGTTGGAAATGCAGGCTCGCCTTCACGGCCTCCCCAGCACCTCTCCCTCCAGTCTGAATCCAAATGACATCATGGGTTCTTACATAAAACAGGAAACCAGCCCAGAGGATAATCTTTCTCCCTCCCAGGTGCAGGCCCACCATCACCAGGCCCAGCACCTCCCCCATACCCAGGCTCAGCCTCAGGCCCAGCAGCACCACTATCTCCCTCAGAACCACCTCCACCCTCAAGGACAGATGCAACTTCCACCGCGGCAGCTGCTCCCCCAACACATGCAGCCCCAGCAGCCTATCCAGTACCCAGCAGTGGGAAGCTCCCAGCCCTTTGACTTTAGCCAGTCGCTGGACTTGTGCGACGGGCTGTCTGGATTCTCAGACGGCATGTCGGGACTGGGCGACCTGAGTGGACTTGACGTCCAGGGAAGGAGAGGCGACCTGGGCTTCCTGATGATGGATGAGCCTTTGTCCCCAATGGGAGGAGACCCACTGCTGTCCACCATGTCTCCTGAAGCCTCTGTTGATTCCAGCCGCAGATCCAGCTTCAGCATAGAGGATGGAGACATTCTGTAG
- the tfeb gene encoding transcription factor EB isoform X1: protein MASRIGLRMQLMRDQLQQEEQRERQQQQQNAAMHYMQHRMSGPPAPTLAISAPQQYQSMQVPVEVLKVQTHLENPTDYHIRQSRKQQVKEYLSTTYASKQTVHAVAGVMPPSPPANMGHNGLPASAPPPLHSQHMRTEQLLSSNSAPNSPMAMLNISTSHENEMDEVIDNIISMQSSYDDIQAYIDPDQMPNTLPLSSSHLDVYTGPGMKGPAIAMTSNSCPANLTIKREISGTEARAFAKERQKKDNHNLIERRRRFNINDRIKELGTMIPKTNDLDVRWNKGTILRASVEYIKRMQKDMQRTREVETNFKRMEMANKQLLFRIQELEMQARLHGLPSTSPSSLNPNDIMGSYIKQETSPEDNLSPSQVQAHHHQAQHLPHTQAQPQAQQHHYLPQNHLHPQGQMQLPPRQLLPQHMQPQQPIQYPAVGSSQPFDFSQSLDLCDGLSGFSDGMSGLGDLSGLDVQGRRGDLGFLMMDEPLSPMGGDPLLSTMSPEASVDSSRRSSFSIEDGDIL, encoded by the exons ATGGCCTCACGCATTGGGCTGCGGATGCAG CTGATGCGAGACCAGCTGCAGCAGGAGGAGCAGCGcgagcggcagcagcagcagcagaatgcAGCAATGCATTACATGCAGCATCGAATGTCTGGGCCACCTGCACCCACTCTAGCAATCAGTGCCCCTCAGCAATACCAAAGCATGCAGGTCCCTGTTGAGGTCCTTAAG GTGCAGACCCACCTCGAAAATCCTACGGACTACCACATCCGTCAGTCTAGGAAGCAACAAGTAAAGGAGTATCTATCCACCACCTATGCCAGCAAACAG ACAGTCCATGCTGTTGCGGGGGTAATGCCACCCTCTCCACCTGCAAATATGGGACATAATGGACTTCCAGCATCAGCACCCCCACCTCTCCACTCTCAACACATGCGCACCGAGCAGCTCCTGTCTAGCAACAGTGCTCCCAACAGCCCCATGGCCATGCTTAACATCAGCACTAGCCATGAGAACGAG ATGGATGAAGTCATTGATAACATCATTAGCATGCAGTCTAGTTATGATGATATTCAAGCCTACATTGACCCTGACCAGATGCCAAACACA CTCCCCCTGTCCAGTAGTCATCTGGATGTGTATACAGGTCCTGGGATGAAGGGACCAGCCATTGCCATGACCAGCAACTCATGTCCTGCAAACCTGACGATCAAGCGAGAAATTTCAG gCACAGAAGCCCGAGCCTTTGCCAAGGAGAGACAAAAGAAAGATAACCACAATCTGA ttgagaggaggaggagattcAACATCAATGATCGTATCAAAGAGCTGGGCACCATGATCCCAAAAACCAACGACCT TGATGTGCGCTGGAACAAGGGTACTATATTGCGGGCATCTGTAGAGTACATTAAACGCATGCAGAAGGACATGCAGAGGACCAGAGAGGTGGAAACCAACTTCAAAAGGATGGAGATGGCCAACAAGCAGCTATTATTCCGCATACAG GAGTTGGAAATGCAGGCTCGCCTTCACGGCCTCCCCAGCACCTCTCCCTCCAGTCTGAATCCAAATGACATCATGGGTTCTTACATAAAACAGGAAACCAGCCCAGAGGATAATCTTTCTCCCTCCCAGGTGCAGGCCCACCATCACCAGGCCCAGCACCTCCCCCATACCCAGGCTCAGCCTCAGGCCCAGCAGCACCACTATCTCCCTCAGAACCACCTCCACCCTCAAGGACAGATGCAACTTCCACCGCGGCAGCTGCTCCCCCAACACATGCAGCCCCAGCAGCCTATCCAGTACCCAGCAGTGGGAAGCTCCCAGCCCTTTGACTTTAGCCAGTCGCTGGACTTGTGCGACGGGCTGTCTGGATTCTCAGACGGCATGTCGGGACTGGGCGACCTGAGTGGACTTGACGTCCAGGGAAGGAGAGGCGACCTGGGCTTCCTGATGATGGATGAGCCTTTGTCCCCAATGGGAGGAGACCCACTGCTGTCCACCATGTCTCCTGAAGCCTCTGTTGATTCCAGCCGCAGATCCAGCTTCAGCATAGAGGATGGAGACATTCTGTAG